A genomic window from Megalobrama amblycephala isolate DHTTF-2021 linkage group LG2, ASM1881202v1, whole genome shotgun sequence includes:
- the LOC125259741 gene encoding protocadherin gamma-C5-like, giving the protein MRHRRIGGWKWAALWLFAFSLLWNTVGAQIRYTIPEELKEGSIVGNIAKDLGFDISDIAERKLRLASESNRQYFNVDSGKGDLVVNGRIDRETLCGQSASCLMPLQIVIENPLQLHKVEIEIQDINDNAPNFHTKDATLKISELISPGARFTLESAEDLDVGSNSLKTYSLSNNNYFRVNVKTLKDGRMVPELVVEKPLDREKQSIHKLILTALDGGNPVKSGTSLLQIIVQDINDNEPTFEVTAYKASVLESAIVGSSVIKIKATDLDEGPNAEIQYSFGAHTPELVRNVFGVNTETGEITVTGKLDYETKKSYTFDVCAKDKGNPELEGQSSVQIDIIDENDNPPEIILTSLPSPVPENATVGTVVALITVKDLDSGNNGKVELIVSPDVPFKVKPSFDNHYSLITDSLLDREVNSEYNVKIQAMDSGVPPLKTVKTLNVKVLDVNDNPPVFSQSSYNVYINENNLAGVSLFSVYATDIDRDKNALLTYSVLDLSSNPVPASSYFYINSENGTIYSMSSFDYEKTKLISIVVQAKDHGSPFLSSNATVHVFILDRNDNAPAVIYPSASMGSVSHQRMPRSAKAGHLVTKVTAVDADSGHNAWLFYRLAEATDASLFSVNLHTGEVRTKRAVSEQDDSSQRLMIEIKDNGEPIQSTTVTVDILIEDGFHEPISDYREKTIEPNKKNGKITLYLIISLASVSLLCLMTFFILLVKCARGSRGGSSCCIRRTDSEYKNPNRNLQIQLNTDGPIKYVEVLGGDMMSQSQSFGSYLSPMSEFSDLTLVKPSSTTNFTDTLNVLDASLPDSAWTFESQQVRKNNN; this is encoded by the coding sequence ATGAGGCACAGGAGGATCGGGGGATGGAAATGGGCAGCGCTTTGGCTGTTCGCTTTCTCTCTATTGTGGAATACAGTTGGAGCTCAGATTCGCTACACAATACCTGAAGAGTTAAAGGAAGGATCTATCGTTGGGAATATCGCGAAGGATCTTGGTTTTGACATCTCAGATATCGCCGAGCGTAAGTTGCGGTTAGCATCTGAGTCAAATAGACAGTATTTCAATGTGGATTCAGGGAAGGGTGATCTGGTAGTTAATGGCAGAATAGACAGAGAAACGCTCTGTGGACAAAGCGCCAGTTGTCTGATGCCACTGCAGATCGTTATTGAGAATCCATTACAGTTACATAAAGTTGAAATAGAAATACAAGACATTAATGATAATGCACCAAACTTTCATACTAAAGATgccacattaaaaatatctgaaCTGATTTCTCCAGGTGCGCGATTTACCCTTGAAAGTGCCGAGGACCTCGATGTTGGCAGCAATAGCCTAAAGACTTATTCACTGAGCAATAACAATTATTTCCGTGTTAATGTTAAAACTTTAAAAGATGGAAGAATGGTACCTGAACTTGTGGTTGAAAAACCTTTAGATAGAGAGAAACAGTCTATACACAAGCTAATATTAACAGCTCTGGATGGCGGTAATCCAGTAAAATCTGGCACATCATTATTGCAAATAATTGTTCAGGATATAAATGACAACGAACCAACATTTGAAGTTACTGCATACAAAGCATCTGTTCTAGAAAGCGCCATTGTTGGTTCAAGtgtgataaaaataaaagcaacagATTTGGATGAAGGTCCTAATGCTGAAATACAATATTCATTCGGTGCGCACACGCCTGAACTCGTAAGAAATGTTTTTGGTGTAAACACTGAAACCGGCGAAATAACAGTAACTGGAAAACTAGATTACGAGACTAAAAAATCGTATACGTTTGATGTTTGTGCTAAAGACAAAGGAAATCCAGAGCTCGAGGGACAGTCATCGGTTCAGATAGATATCATAGATGAGAATGACAATCCTCCAGAGATTATACTGACATCTTTACCGAGCCCAGTTCCTGAAAATGCAACGGTGGGAACTGTGGTGGCTCTGATTACCGTCAAAGATTTGGATTCCGGTAATAATGGCAAAGTCGAGCTAATTGTCTCTCCGGATGTTCCTTTTAAAGTGAAACCCTCTTTCGATAATCACTATTCGTTGATAACGGACTCATTATTAGATCGTGAggttaattctgaatataatgtaaaaatacaggCCATGGACTCCGGTGTACCACCCTTAAAAACTGTGAAGACGTTAAATGTTAAAGTGCTTGACGTGAATGACAATCCTCCAGTATTCTCACAGTCCTCATATAATGTTTACATAAACGAAAATAATCTGGCAggtgtttcattgttttctgTGTATGCGACTGATATTGACCGAGACAAGAACGCTCTACTCACTTATTCAGTTCTGGATTTAAGTTCAAATCCCGTTCCAGCATCatcttatttttatatcaaCTCTGAGAACGGAACTATTTACAGCATGAGCTCATTTGATTATGAGAAAACGAAATTAATCAGCATTGTAGTTCAGGCTAAAGATCATGGCTCTCCATTTCTGAGCAGTAACGCCACAGTTCATGTGTTTATTCTGGACCGGAACGATAACGCACCTGCTGTCATTTACCCGTCCGCATCCATGGGGTCTGTCTCTCATCAGAGGATGCCCCGTTCTGCTAAAGCAGGACATCTCGTTACTAAGGTAACAGCAGTGGACGCGGACTCGGGTCATAACGCCTGGCTCTTCTACAGGCTCGCGGAGGCCACGGACGCGTCACTGTTCAGTGTGAATTTACATACGGGAGAGGTGAGGACTAAACGCGCTGTTTCAGAGCAGGATGACTCCTCTCAGAGACTGATGATAGAGATAAAGGATAATGGAGAACCGATCCAGTCCACCACAGTCACAGTGGATATACTGATAGAGGACGGGTTTCATGAGCCCATCTCAGACTATCGTGAGAAAACTATCGAGCCCAACAAGAAAAATGGCAAAATCACATTATATCTGATCATCTCTTTGGCTTCTGTGTCCTTGTTGTGTCTGATGACGTTTTTCATCTTATTGGTGAAATGTGCGCGAGGCAGTAGAGGCGGCTCAAGCTGCTGTATCAGGAGAACTGATTCTGAATACAAGAACCCCAACAGAAACCTGCAGATCCAGCTCAACACTGACGGGCCCATTAAGTATGTGGAGGTTCTGGGAGGAGACATGATGTCTCAGAGTCAGTCCTTTGGCTCCTATCTCTCTCCAATGTCAGAATTCAGTGATCTCACCCTCGTTAAGCCCAGCAGCACCACAAACTTTACAGACACGCTAAACGTGCTTGATGCGTCATTACCAGACAGCGCGTGGACGTTCGAGAGCCAACAGGTGAGAAAGAACAATAACTAA